In Deinococcus irradiatisoli, the genomic stretch GCCATTCACGACGCCGAGCAGGCGGTGGCGCAGTTTCAGGCAGCGGGCAACGGGTTGTGGGAAAGCCGGGCGCACGAGGCGCTGGCCGAGGCCTACGCCAGCGCCGGGCGCTTCGAGGCCGCTTTCCAAACGCAGCGGGCGGTGACGCGCGGCGTGGAGCGGCTGTTTCGCGATTACCATCAGCAGCGCGCCCTGGTGGGCCAGATCGCCCAGCAGGCCCGCGAGGCCGAGGTGCGCGCCCAGGCGCTGGCGCAGGCGGCGCTGCGCGATCCCCTGACCGGCGCGCCCAACCGCACCCAGGCGATGCAGGTGATGGCCGAGCGGCACCGGCAGGCTTCCGGCGGCGAGGCCAGCGCCATCGCGCTGATGGACCTGGACCACTTCAAACGCGTCAACGACACCTACGGCCACCTGGCCGGCGACAGCGTGCTGATCGAGGTGATCCGGCTGCTGACGGCCGAGCTGCGGCCCCAGGACCTGCTGGCCCGGCTGGGCGGCGAGGAGTTCGTGGTGATCTTCGCCGAGACGACCCTGAGCGAAGCGGCCCGGCGCTGCGAGCAGCTGCGCCAGGTGCTGCGCCGCGCCACCTGGGAAAGCGCCGCGCCGGGCCTGAGCATCACCGGCAGCTTCGGCCTGGCCGCGCTCGACGCCCGGCGCAGCGTGACTGCGGCGCTGCAGGCCGCCGACAGCGCGATGTACGCCGCCAAGGCCAGCGGACGCAACGCCGTCTGCGTGGAGCCGGAACTGCTGCTGGAAGGGGCCTAGCCTCCCAGCTGGTCGGGCTTTCTCAGGGAGCGACCTGATCCCTGAGGGTATCCACATCAGTCCAGACGCTGCCGGGGGCCAGCTGGCCGTTGCCGAGGGTGCCGCCCACACTGATGCCGCCGAACCCCAGCGAGCCGGTGATGTTGAGCGCCACCACGTTCCAGCCGGCCGAGGCGTTGACGTCGACCTGCACGGTGGTGGGGTAGCCGGTGGCTTGCGAGCAGTTGAGCGGGCCGGTGATGGTGGTGGGCCGGTCGGCGTAGAGGTAGGCCCGGCCCCGGACGATGCGGGTGGTGAGCGTTTTGGTCACCGAAGCGTCGGCGTACTGCTGGCCGCTGCCGGAGGTCAGGGTGGCGAAGCCGTAGCCCTGGGCGCCCGGGTCGCTGAGGTTCAGCGTGCCGGTGCAGCCCAGATCGGCCAGCAGGCCCTCGCTGAGGCTGGTCTTGACGCCCGTGAGTTGCGTGGCGCCCGGCAGGGTCAGCGAGAAGCGGCCCTGAGCGTCCACCGAGGTCACCGCCAGGGTCTGGCCGCTGCCGATCAGGTTGGCGGTGGTGTTCTGCGCGCCGGAGAGCTGACCGCTCACGGTGGGGGTGGTCTCGGCGGCGGCCGGGGCAGCAGGGGTGGGGGCCGAGCCGCAGGCTCCCAGCAGGGCGCTCAGAGGCAGCAGGGCCAGCGGTAAACCGGAAAGGCGAAAGGAAAACATGCCCCCAACTATGGCCGCAAGTTGCCCTCAAGCTGATGAGGTACGGCGCCGGAGCGTTCATGCAGTACAGTGAACCCACCCACCGGAGGCCACAGATGATCATCTCGCACGGCACCCTGACGTTTCCTGAAGGCCAGCATGAAGCGGCCCGCGCGATGCTGCGCGCCCTGGCGCTTCAGACCCGCACCGAACCCGGCTGCCTGCTGTACGGCGTCTCGGAGAACCTGGAAACCCCCGGCGCGTTCGTCATCACCGAACAGTGGGAGAGCCTGGAGGCCATGCAGACGCACCTGGCCCTGCCCGGCGTGGGCGAGGCGGTGGCCGCCGTGCAGGGCATGGGCGTGAGCGACCTCAAGATCACCGCCTGGGAAGCCGTTCACCCGACCACGATTTTCTAGCCCGCTTTGCCGCTCTGCCCGGATGCGAGGTTGCCATGACGTTGACACCGCCTGCCGCTTCGGTTCCCGACTTTACCTACGACCTGCTGGTGATCGGCTCCGGCCCCGGCGGGCAGCGCTCCGCCATTCAGGCCGCCAAGCTCGGCAAGAAGGTGGCGGTGGTGGAGAAGCGGGCGGTGATCGGCGGGGTGTGCATCAACACCGGCACCATTCCCTCCAAGACCTTCCGCGAAGCGATCATGCACCTGAGCGGCTACAACGAGCGCGGGCTGTACGGCGCGTCGTACTCGGTCAAGGACGACATCACCGTGCAGGACCTGCTGCTGAGAACCAGCAGCGTGATGGCCCACGAACTCGACGTGGTGCGTAACCAGCTGCACCGCAACCGGGTGGAGAGCATCAACGCCGAGGCCTCGTTCATCGGCCCTCACACCGTGCGGCTGCGCGACGTGCGCGGGCGCGGCGAGGGCTGGCGCGACGTGACCGCCCGCGTCATCGTGGTGGCGGTGGGTACCAGGGCCGCCCGCGACCCCAGCATTCCCTTCGACGGCCAGCGCATCATCATCAGTGACGACATTCTCGACCTGCGCGAGTTGCCGCGCACCGTGACGGTGATCGGCGGCGGGGTGATCGGCTGCGAGTACGCCAGCATGTTCGCCGCCCTGGGCGTGCGGGTGACACTCATCGACAAGCGCCCGCGCCTGCTGGAGTTCGTGGACCATGAAATCACCGATATCCTGGCCTACCAGCTGCGCCAGAACCGCATGACCCTGCGGCTGGGCGAAGCGGTGCGGGTGGTGGAGCCGGTCCAGGACCGCCTCGGCGAGCGGGTCAGGGTGACGCTCGCCAGCGGCAAGGAGATCGTCAGCGACATGGTGCTGTATTCGATCGGGCGTCTGGGCGCCACCGAGCGGCTCAACCTCGAAGCGGCGGGCCTGAGTGCCGACGGGCGCGGGCGCATCAGCGTCAACGGGCATTACCAGACGGCAGCGCCGCACATCTACGCGGTGGGCGACGTGATCGGCTTTCCCAGCCTGGCCTCGGTCAGCATGGAGCAGGGGCGGCTGGCGAGCTGCCACGCCTTCGGGGTGCCCACCCAGAGCGTGCCGGAGCTGTTTCCCTACGGCATCTACACCATTCCCGAGATCAGCACGGTGGGCAAGAACGAGGAAGAACTCACCGAGGCGGGCGTGCCGTACGAGATCGGCAAGGCCCAGTACCGCGAGATCGCGCGCGGCCAGATCATCGGCGACGAGCAGGGCACCCTGAAGCTGATCTTTCACCTGGAAACGCGCGAACTGCTGGGCGTGCACATCATCGGCAGCGGGGCCAGCGAACTCATTCACATCGGGCAGGCGGTGATGGCCTTCGGCGGCACGGTGGATTACTTCGTCAACACGGTGTTCAACTACCCCACCCTGGCCGAGTGCTACAAGACCGCCGCCTTCGACGGCATCAACCGCCTCGGCTCGGCCCCGGCACTGGAGCCGAAGCTCGAACCGGCCCGCGAGGTCGGCGAGGTGGTGTAGACCTCAGCGGGAAGCGCAACTCAGACTTTCAAATTCACGATGGTCACGCCGTGGCCGCCCTGGTTGGGCTCGGCGTCGTGGAAGCTGTCCACCCGCTTGTCGGCCTTGAGGTACTCGCGGATCAGGCGCCGCAGCACGCCCTGTCCCTTGCCGTGCACCACCCGCAGCGGCGTTTCGCGCAGGGCCGAGGCTTCCCCAATGGTGCTGCGCAGTTCCTCGATGGCTTCCTCGACGTGCTGACCGCGCAGTTGCAGCTCGGTCTGGAAGTTGCTGGGCGAGCGGCCATTGAACGTGCGGGCCAGCGCCGCCGGTTTGGGTTCTTCCTTGAGGCGCACGTCGCGGCGGCGCACGTTGACCTTCATCACGCCGAGCTGCACCACCAGTTCGTCGCCGCGCACCTCCATCACCTGCCCGGCGGCCCCGTAGGCCGGCACGTTCACGGTGCTGCCCACCTTGAGTGGGTCGCCGCGCAGTTCCTGCGGCTGACTCTGCTGGGGCCGCTCCTGCTGGGCGGCGCGGCGCAGATCGCGCAGTTCCTGCATCACGCGGGGCCGGGCCGATTCCTCGCGGGCGCGGGCGCGCAGGCCGCGCACCTGTTCGAGCGCCTGGGCGTAGGCGGCCTCGGCCTTCTGCGAGGCCTCGGCCAGCAGTTCGTGGCGGCGCTGCTCGATGTCCTGGCGCTGAGACTGTACCCGGTCGCGCTCGATCACCGCTTCTCGGCGGGCGGTTTTGGCGTGTTCGAGTTCCTGCGAGAGCTGACGGCGCTCGATTTCCAGGTTTTCTAAGAGGCGTTCGAGCAGCCCGCCTTCCGGCCCCAGAATCGTCTCGGCGCGGGCCATCACGTGTTCGGGGATGCCCATGCGCCGGGCGATCGAAAGGGCGTAGCTGCGCCCCGGCTGCCCGACCTGCAGGTGGTAGGTGGGTGCCAGGGCGTCGAGGTCGAAGCCCATGCTGGCGTTTTTCAGCCCCGGCGTTTCCAGGGCGAACAGTTTCAGGGGCGCCAGGTGCGAGGTGATCACGCCGCGCGCGTCCTGCGTGAGCAGCTGCTCGATCATCGCCTGGGCCAGCGCCGCGCCCTCGGCCGGGTCGGTGCCGCTGCCCAGCTCGTCAATGAGGATCAGGGTTCGGGGTGAGGCGTGCTTGAGCACGTAGCGCAGATGTTGAAGGTGCGCGGCGAAGGTGGACAGGCTCTCTTCCAGGCTCTGCTCGTCGCCCACGTCCACCAGCACGTCGTCCACGATCGGCAGCTTTGCGCGGCTGGCCGCCACGTAGATGCCCGACTGGTGCATCAGCACCGCCAGCCCCAGCGTCTTGAGGGTGGCGGTCTTACCGCCCATGTTGGGGCCGGTGATCAGCAGCAGGTTGGTGCCGTTCTCGCCCAGCGAAAGGTCGTTGGGCACCGGGTTCTCGATCAGGGGGTGGCGCGCTTCGAGCATCTGGTAGGTGGCGTCATTCGAGGTTTCGGGCCGGTTGAGCCGCCAGTCGCGCGAGAGAGCGGCCTTCGAGGCGATCAGGTCGAGCTCGCCGATGGTCTCGATGGTCAGCGCGATCTCGCCGTCGCTGGCGACCAGAGCGCTCAGCTCGGTCAGGATTCGCCGCACCTCGGCTTCCTCGTCGAGCATCAGGCGGGTGAGTTCGTTGTTGAGCGGGGTGACGCTGGCCGGCTCCACGAAGTAGGTCTGCCCGGTGCTCGACGCGTCCACGATGATGCCCTGCACCTGCCCCACCCGGCTGGCCTGCACCGGCAGCACGTAGCGGTCGCGCCGGATGGTGATCAGGTTGTCTTGCAGCACGTCGGCCCATTTTTCCAGGCTGCTGGTCAGGCGCTCACGGATACGGTCGCGCAGCGGCCCCACCTTGCGCCGGATCTCGCGCAGCTTGTGCGAGGCGTCGTCGCGTACCTGACCGTCGCGGTCGAGGCTTTCGAGCACCCGGCGCACCAGCACCCCGTGTTCGCCGAGCTGCCCGGCGAGGCGCAGCAGCGGCCCGCGCGAATTGGCGGCGATGCTGCGCCGCACCGTCATGGCGGCGTCCAGGGCGTAGGCCACTTCGAGGAGTTCCTGGCCCGACAGCACCCGGCCCTCGTTCGCACGCCCGTGCAGTTCGCGCACGTCGCCGATGCCGCCCAGCGAGAGCGACACGCCGAACAGGGCGTCTTCGAGTTCGCTCAGTTCGCGCTCGATGCGCCCGGCGTCGGACACCGGACACAGCTTTCGGGCCAGCTGCACGCCCATCGGGGTGGCGGCGCGCTCCTGCAAAGCGGCGCGCACACGCGGGTAATCCAGGGTATCGAGGGCATGGGCATCAAACGGCACGCCCTTCAGTATAAAGAGGGGCGCGGGGATGAGTGTGCGCCGGGTGGCTTAGTGCCCGCGCCGCATCGTTGAAGTAGAGCGGCCGTTTCGACTGGCCGGGGGCCAGCAGACAAGCTTCGGCGGTCAGCGTGCGCAGTGCCCGGCAGTAGGGGCCAGTGGCGAGACCAAAATGACCGCCCTGTCAGTGCTGCGGCCGGTCGCAGGTGGCGTGGCCGGTTCAGAACTCTGTCAGAATCCCCCGGAAAATGATGATTGAGTAAAGAGGGTTATTTAACTCTCGCGTGTGGTCCAGCCGGATCACCTCAGGAGGTTTCGGTGTCCATGCCCTCATCGCCGTTCGATTTCCAGCTGCTCTTCGAGCATGCGGGTGTGGGCTTGCTGGAAATCGGCTTTGACGGCTGCATTCGCCGCATCAACCCGAACGGGGCCGTCTTCTTCGGCTACGCTCCGGAAGCCTTGATCGGGCAGAGCGTCCTGAGCGTCACGCACGCCGACGACATCGCCCGCACCACCGACACCCTCCAGCAGGTGGTCAGCGGGGCCGTGGCCTTGGCCGAAGTCGAGAAGCGCTATGTCCGCGCCGACGGCGAGATCGTCTGGTCGCGTTCAAGGGTGTCGCTGCTGCCCAGGCCCAACGGGCCGGCCGAATCTGTGATCGCCGTGATCGCCGACATCACCGAACTCAAGCGCGCCCAGCGGGACCTGGAAGCGCTCAACCTCAGCTTGCAGGCCACGCTCGAAGGCGGGCTGCTGGGCCTGGGCATCGCCCTGGAAGCCCGCGATCTGGAAACCTCCGGTCATACCCAGCGGGTCATTCACTACAGCATGCAGCTCGGTGAAGCGCTGGGCCTGGACCCGCTTATGCTGAGCGAACTCAAGCACGGCGCCAGCCTGCACGACCTCGGCAAGCTGACCATTCCCGACGGTGTCCTGCTCAAAACCGGCCGGCTGGACGCCGAGGAGTGGGCCCTGATGCAGACCCATGCTGCCAACGGCTACGAAATCGCTGCGAGGATTCCGACACTGCCGCGCCCGGCGCTGGACGTGATCCGCCACCACCACGAGCGCTGGGACGGCACCGGGTATCCCGACCGTCTGGCCGACACAGAGATTCCCCTGCTGGCGCGAATTTTCGCGGTGTGCGATGTATACGACGCCCTGACCAGCGAGCGACCCTACAAACGCGCCTGGACAAGTCAGGCCGCTTTAGACGAACTGCGCGCCCAGCGTGGCACGCAGTTCGATCCGCAGGTGGTGGACGCGTTCCTGTCGTTGTTCACGCCGGGCCAGGGTGGGCCCCTGGGAGGCGCAGGCCGACCTGTGCCTTCCCCCAGCGCCCAGGCACGGCAGAACTAAGAAGGGCTGTTGGCGGGGTACGCGGCTGATTGCGGCTCTGGCCCAAGCGCGGGGCGGGTTCAGGCGCCGGTGTTCGCCACCGGCTGCTTGTCGGCGCTGCTGGTCTGCTCTCCGGCCAGCAGGTCCTTGAGCTTCTGGGTGTCCTGGTGAAAGAGGCGGATGCCCTCGTTGAGTTTCTCGCCGGCCATCGCGTCCTCGGCCAGGCTCCAGCGGTACTCGGCTTCGCTGACCTTGTCTTCCTGCTGGCCGCCCTGGCCCGGCGAAAGCTGGCGCTCCAGCTTGCCGTCGTCGGCAGCGAGTTCGCCGAGCAGCTGCGGGCTGACCGTCAGGCGGTCGCAGCCGGCCAGCGCCTCGACCTGGGCGGCGCTGCGAAACGAGGCGCCCATGATGATGGTGTCGTAGCCGTGCGCCTTGAAGTGCTTGTAGATCTGGCGCACCGACTGCACGCCGGGGTCCTGGTCCACCGGGTAGTCCTTGGTGCCGGTGGACTTCTTGTACCAGTCGGTGATGCGGCCCACGAACGGCGAGATCAGGTAGGCGCCGGCCTGGGCGCAGGCCACCGCCTGCTCCAGCCCGAAAATTAGGGTCATGTTGCAGCGGATGCCGTCTTGTTTCAGCGTTTCGGCGGCCTGGATGCCTTCCCAGGTGGAGGCCAGCTTGATCAGGATGCGCTCGCGGCCCACCCCGTTCTGCTCGTAGAGCTTGATCAGGTGGCGGGCGCGGGCAACGGCGGCGTCCTTGTCGAACGACAAGCGGGCGTCCACCTCGGTGGAGACGTAACCGGGCACGATCTTGGTCAGCTCGGTGCCGATGCTGACGGTCAGCTTGTCAATCACGTCGTCCAGGCTCTCGCCGGACTTGACCCAGCTCCTGGCTTCGTCGACCAGCGCCTTGTAGCCTTCGAGCTGCGAGGCCTTGAGAATCAGCGACGGATTGGTGGTGCAGTCCTGCGGCTGGTACTTCTTGATGGCCTCGATGTCGCCGGTGTCGGCCACGATGACGGTCATCTGCTTGAGCTGCTCGAGCTTGTTCATATGCCTCCTTGGGCCAGGACCGCTGCGGAAGTGAGCGGGCGCCCGGCCCGTGCTGGCTTTACCATAACCCTGCGCTGTCAGCCGGTGGGTAAGTCCTCCGGGGTTTTCGGCGCCGGGGCGTTAAGCGCCTCTTTACCCGCCGCCGGGTCAGTCTTCCTGCACCACCACCTTGTTCTTGCCGGTGTTCTTGGCGCGGTAGAGCCCCTGGTCGGCGCGGTGCACCAGCGACTCCACCGTGTCGCGCGCCACCCGGCCCGAGACCCCCACGCTGACCGTCACCGGACCGTGGCGAATGCCGAGACGCTCCACGGCGGCGCGCAGCGCTTCGGCCTGGCGGGCGGCGTGGCCCAGCGTCACGCCGACCAGCAGCGCCAGGAATTCCTCGCCGCCCCAGCGCACCAGCACGCCGGCGTGGCCGAGTTCACCTTGCAGCGCGGCCGTCACCGCCTGAATCACCTGATCGCCGGTTTCGTGGCCGTGGGTGTCGTTGACGCGCTTGAAATTGTCGATGTCGATCAGCAGCACGCTCACCGGCGTCTGCGGACCTTGCATGGCCTCCTCGAAGCGCCGGTAGGCCGCGCGGCGGTTGGGCAGGCCGGTCAGGTCGTCGGTGTGGGCCATGTCGCGCATGGCCCGGGCACTCTCCCTCGCCTCGGCCCAGGCGGTGCGGTGGGTGGCGAGCAGCATGATCAGCAGCCAGGCCACCAGCGCCGTGAGATCGCGGGCCAGTTGCAGCGACAGGTTGGTGCGGGTGAGGTGGTGCCCCAGCGCCCACCAGTGGCTGATCAGGTGCCCGGCAAACACCGCCGCGGTCCAGCGCAGGGCGTGGGCCGGCGGTAAAAACAGGTAGCAGGCCGCGCCCAGGGCCACCAGCACGACCTCGTTGACGCCGCTGTTGTCAAAGCTTTGCGGCGCGTGCACAAAGGTCTGCACGTTCAGCGCCAGATACACCGGAATCGACAGGCGCAGGGTGAGCCGCTCCAGCGTTTCGAGCGGCACGCTGCCCACCAGCAGGGTACGCAGCAGCCACAGGCCCACGACCGCCAGCGCGCCGTTGAGCCCCAGGCGCAGCAGGTCGTGCGGCAGGGTGATCCAGGCGGTCCAGGCCCGCGTCAGGCACAGCAGCAGCAGGCAGGTCGCGGCGCCCAGATACGCCAGGCGTTTGGGACCGTTGAGCGAAGGAGGGCTGGGCAGATGCGTCGCCATGGTGGACCTACCAATGAGCTTGACGGTCCGACGTTCACATTTCTCTGAATCCCGCCCCGAACCGGGGATGATGAGAAGCGGGGCACACCTGAAGTGTGAAGCGCCGAACAGCCATGACGGAGTGGGAGGCGGACCTTGCTCCTCTACTCTACCAAAAGGTGAGAATCAGCGGTTCAGGCGGTACACCGCGCGGGCGTTGGCGTCGGTGAGCTGCTCCATTTCGCTCTCGCTCAGGCCGCGCAGCTCGGCCAGAAACTGCAGGGTGTAGCGCACGTAGCCGGGGCGGTTGGGTTTGCCGCGTTTGGGCACCGGGGCAAGAAACGGCGCGTCGGTTTCGACCAGCAGGCGCCCGGCCGGCACGAAGCGGGCGGCCTCCTGAATCGCCTGGGCAGTCTTATAGGTCAGGTTGCCGGCGAACGACACGTACCAGCCCAGGTCCAGCGCCGCCCGCATGAGTCCGGCGTGGCCGTTGCAGCAGTGCAGGATGCCCTTCGTCCAGCCCACGTCGCGGATGACCTCGGCGCAGCCCAGGCTGGCCCGCTCGCCGCCGGCCGCGTCGCGGGTGTGCACGACCACCGGCAGGTCGCGCCGCCGCCCCAGATCGAGCTGCCACTCGAAGGCCCGCCGCTGAGCGGGCAGCTGGTCGTGGTCCCAGTAGTCGTCCAGACCGCTTTCGCCGATCGCCACCACCCGGCCGTGCAAGCTCAGCGCCTCGAGCTCGGCGCGCGTCTCGGGGGTATCTTG encodes the following:
- a CDS encoding HD domain-containing phosphohydrolase, which codes for MPSSPFDFQLLFEHAGVGLLEIGFDGCIRRINPNGAVFFGYAPEALIGQSVLSVTHADDIARTTDTLQQVVSGAVALAEVEKRYVRADGEIVWSRSRVSLLPRPNGPAESVIAVIADITELKRAQRDLEALNLSLQATLEGGLLGLGIALEARDLETSGHTQRVIHYSMQLGEALGLDPLMLSELKHGASLHDLGKLTIPDGVLLKTGRLDAEEWALMQTHAANGYEIAARIPTLPRPALDVIRHHHERWDGTGYPDRLADTEIPLLARIFAVCDVYDALTSERPYKRAWTSQAALDELRAQRGTQFDPQVVDAFLSLFTPGQGGPLGGAGRPVPSPSAQARQN
- a CDS encoding TatD family hydrolase; protein product: MIDTHCHLDYLDDPASALGELGLSALVCIGADPQHARSALALAEKYPEVYASVGLHPTEVAQQDTPETRAELEALSLHGRVVAIGESGLDDYWDHDQLPAQRRAFEWQLDLGRRRDLPVVVHTRDAAGGERASLGCAEVIRDVGWTKGILHCCNGHAGLMRAALDLGWYVSFAGNLTYKTAQAIQEAARFVPAGRLLVETDAPFLAPVPKRGKPNRPGYVRYTLQFLAELRGLSESEMEQLTDANARAVYRLNR
- a CDS encoding endonuclease MutS2, giving the protein MPFDAHALDTLDYPRVRAALQERAATPMGVQLARKLCPVSDAGRIERELSELEDALFGVSLSLGGIGDVRELHGRANEGRVLSGQELLEVAYALDAAMTVRRSIAANSRGPLLRLAGQLGEHGVLVRRVLESLDRDGQVRDDASHKLREIRRKVGPLRDRIRERLTSSLEKWADVLQDNLITIRRDRYVLPVQASRVGQVQGIIVDASSTGQTYFVEPASVTPLNNELTRLMLDEEAEVRRILTELSALVASDGEIALTIETIGELDLIASKAALSRDWRLNRPETSNDATYQMLEARHPLIENPVPNDLSLGENGTNLLLITGPNMGGKTATLKTLGLAVLMHQSGIYVAASRAKLPIVDDVLVDVGDEQSLEESLSTFAAHLQHLRYVLKHASPRTLILIDELGSGTDPAEGAALAQAMIEQLLTQDARGVITSHLAPLKLFALETPGLKNASMGFDLDALAPTYHLQVGQPGRSYALSIARRMGIPEHVMARAETILGPEGGLLERLLENLEIERRQLSQELEHAKTARREAVIERDRVQSQRQDIEQRRHELLAEASQKAEAAYAQALEQVRGLRARAREESARPRVMQELRDLRRAAQQERPQQSQPQELRGDPLKVGSTVNVPAYGAAGQVMEVRGDELVVQLGVMKVNVRRRDVRLKEEPKPAALARTFNGRSPSNFQTELQLRGQHVEEAIEELRSTIGEASALRETPLRVVHGKGQGVLRRLIREYLKADKRVDSFHDAEPNQGGHGVTIVNLKV
- a CDS encoding GGDEF domain-containing protein, with protein sequence MATHLPSPPSLNGPKRLAYLGAATCLLLLCLTRAWTAWITLPHDLLRLGLNGALAVVGLWLLRTLLVGSVPLETLERLTLRLSIPVYLALNVQTFVHAPQSFDNSGVNEVVLVALGAACYLFLPPAHALRWTAAVFAGHLISHWWALGHHLTRTNLSLQLARDLTALVAWLLIMLLATHRTAWAEARESARAMRDMAHTDDLTGLPNRRAAYRRFEEAMQGPQTPVSVLLIDIDNFKRVNDTHGHETGDQVIQAVTAALQGELGHAGVLVRWGGEEFLALLVGVTLGHAARQAEALRAAVERLGIRHGPVTVSVGVSGRVARDTVESLVHRADQGLYRAKNTGKNKVVVQED
- the sthA gene encoding Si-specific NAD(P)(+) transhydrogenase, whose translation is MTLTPPAASVPDFTYDLLVIGSGPGGQRSAIQAAKLGKKVAVVEKRAVIGGVCINTGTIPSKTFREAIMHLSGYNERGLYGASYSVKDDITVQDLLLRTSSVMAHELDVVRNQLHRNRVESINAEASFIGPHTVRLRDVRGRGEGWRDVTARVIVVAVGTRAARDPSIPFDGQRIIISDDILDLRELPRTVTVIGGGVIGCEYASMFAALGVRVTLIDKRPRLLEFVDHEITDILAYQLRQNRMTLRLGEAVRVVEPVQDRLGERVRVTLASGKEIVSDMVLYSIGRLGATERLNLEAAGLSADGRGRISVNGHYQTAAPHIYAVGDVIGFPSLASVSMEQGRLASCHAFGVPTQSVPELFPYGIYTIPEISTVGKNEEELTEAGVPYEIGKAQYREIARGQIIGDEQGTLKLIFHLETRELLGVHIIGSGASELIHIGQAVMAFGGTVDYFVNTVFNYPTLAECYKTAAFDGINRLGSAPALEPKLEPAREVGEVV
- the tal gene encoding transaldolase translates to MNKLEQLKQMTVIVADTGDIEAIKKYQPQDCTTNPSLILKASQLEGYKALVDEARSWVKSGESLDDVIDKLTVSIGTELTKIVPGYVSTEVDARLSFDKDAAVARARHLIKLYEQNGVGRERILIKLASTWEGIQAAETLKQDGIRCNMTLIFGLEQAVACAQAGAYLISPFVGRITDWYKKSTGTKDYPVDQDPGVQSVRQIYKHFKAHGYDTIIMGASFRSAAQVEALAGCDRLTVSPQLLGELAADDGKLERQLSPGQGGQQEDKVSEAEYRWSLAEDAMAGEKLNEGIRLFHQDTQKLKDLLAGEQTSSADKQPVANTGA
- a CDS encoding putative quinol monooxygenase, yielding MQYSEPTHRRPQMIISHGTLTFPEGQHEAARAMLRALALQTRTEPGCLLYGVSENLETPGAFVITEQWESLEAMQTHLALPGVGEAVAAVQGMGVSDLKITAWEAVHPTTIF